A region of Thermorudis peleae DNA encodes the following proteins:
- the fliS gene encoding flagellar export chaperone FliS, with product MSYAYARYRQVGVETASPVDLVVLLYRGAIRFLTEAEQAIHQHDVPQAHDRLLRAQAIIAELMGSLNLDAGEIAVNLGRLYDYMQRRLIEANVRKDARIVDEVRCLLEELLSAWEAIARGEAPVLAGAR from the coding sequence ATGTCCTACGCCTATGCGCGGTACCGCCAGGTCGGTGTCGAAACGGCCTCACCAGTTGATCTCGTCGTCTTGCTCTATCGCGGCGCTATCCGCTTCCTTACCGAAGCCGAGCAGGCGATCCACCAGCATGATGTGCCGCAAGCTCATGATCGTCTCCTCCGTGCCCAAGCGATCATCGCCGAGCTGATGGGAAGCCTCAATCTTGACGCTGGAGAGATCGCCGTCAACCTTGGACGTCTCTATGACTATATGCAGCGCCGGCTGATCGAGGCAAACGTACGCAAAGATGCGCGCATTGTGGACGAAGTTCGCTGTCTGCTTGAGGAACTGCTGAGTGCCTGGGAAGCCATTGCCAGGGGCGAGGCGCCGGTTCTCGCCGGTGCGCGCTAG
- a CDS encoding flagellar protein FliT, whose amino-acid sequence MVPDTTWPLTLACRLRSFTARLRACATIGDWQGCQAVLRERGALLADIANLDPRALTPAEREALGQALQEAREEDAALRERVLAVCERLQAELASLAQAQRLADGYYRATSHAVRARLFDQSI is encoded by the coding sequence ATGGTGCCTGACACAACGTGGCCACTCACCCTGGCCTGCCGACTCCGTTCGTTCACAGCACGATTGCGCGCATGCGCCACAATCGGCGACTGGCAAGGCTGCCAAGCCGTGCTGCGTGAGCGTGGTGCATTGCTGGCCGATATTGCCAATCTTGACCCCAGAGCATTGACTCCGGCCGAGCGTGAAGCACTTGGCCAGGCCCTGCAAGAAGCGCGCGAGGAGGATGCCGCGCTGCGCGAGCGTGTGCTTGCCGTGTGTGAGCGACTACAGGCGGAGCTGGCCTCGCTTGCGCAGGCTCAGCGGCTAGCCGATGGGTATTACCGTGCGACGAGCCATGCAGTGCGGGCGAGGCTGTTCGACCAATCGATCTAA
- a CDS encoding sortase, with the protein MLCFATLLISACQFPVHITITVGRENAAAQALPTATPSPRSSPTPTPTPRAVATATRKGAIPTALVARLRTAPPNELQIPRLGLDAPVTSVASTVDHGQWYWPVPEHALGHLLGTANPGEPGNIAISGHVDTRTGPGLFARLGDVRPGDLVIVRSADGVFTYRVIDVTIVPEDDRTILRQTPQEQLTLITCLPDGQYHRRIVVRAQRVESAA; encoded by the coding sequence ATGCTCTGCTTTGCCACTCTGCTAATCTCGGCCTGCCAATTTCCCGTCCACATCACCATTACAGTCGGCAGAGAGAACGCCGCGGCTCAAGCTCTCCCGACAGCAACCCCAAGTCCACGATCATCCCCAACGCCAACACCAACCCCCCGGGCAGTCGCAACGGCGACCCGCAAGGGTGCCATTCCGACAGCGCTCGTTGCACGCCTGCGCACTGCCCCACCCAACGAATTGCAAATCCCACGCCTTGGACTCGACGCACCGGTCACTTCGGTCGCCTCTACGGTCGACCACGGTCAGTGGTATTGGCCAGTACCAGAGCACGCGCTTGGTCATCTGCTCGGCACGGCAAACCCTGGTGAGCCAGGCAATATTGCCATTTCCGGCCATGTTGACACGCGAACCGGCCCCGGCCTGTTTGCGCGGCTTGGCGATGTGCGCCCGGGCGACCTCGTTATTGTCCGCAGTGCCGACGGCGTCTTCACCTACCGCGTCATTGATGTCACAATCGTGCCAGAAGATGACCGAACGATACTCCGTCAGACACCACAGGAGCAACTCACCCTCATCACCTGCCTGCCAGATGGACAATATCACCGCCGCATCGTCGTCCGTGCCCAGCGCGTCGAATCCGCTGCCTAA
- the flgC gene encoding flagellar basal body rod protein FlgC, with translation MGIFDAMHASLSGLTAERLRMDVITSNIANVDTTRTPQGGPYLRRQVVFMAEPAPTQPFATLLSTQLAAATPAPSAARGVMVVGIRQDPNAVKQVYDPTNPDADQNGYVRYPDIDVVTEMTDLLAATRAYEANVTVFNALKATALRALSIGRA, from the coding sequence ATGGGAATCTTCGATGCAATGCATGCCAGCCTGTCTGGGCTCACTGCCGAACGTCTGCGAATGGATGTAATCACCAGCAACATTGCTAATGTCGATACGACGCGTACGCCTCAGGGCGGACCCTACTTGCGCCGACAAGTCGTCTTCATGGCCGAACCAGCGCCGACGCAGCCGTTCGCTACGTTGCTTAGCACTCAGCTGGCTGCGGCTACGCCGGCACCGAGCGCGGCGCGTGGCGTGATGGTCGTCGGTATTCGGCAGGATCCCAATGCTGTTAAACAGGTCTACGATCCCACAAACCCCGATGCCGACCAGAACGGCTACGTGCGTTATCCGGACATCGACGTTGTTACCGAGATGACCGATCTACTCGCGGCAACGCGCGCGTATGAGGCGAACGTGACCGTGTTCAATGCGCTGAAGGCCACAGCACTGCGCGCTCTGTCCATTGGCCGAGCCTAG
- the fliE gene encoding flagellar hook-basal body complex protein FliE, with protein MSITPIAPITANFLPVAGVGTTSTVTQPAASFTQLLGQALDQLNGSITQADQLSLALAAGQPVDVHDVMVALETASIGLELAMQVRNRALDAYREIMGMSV; from the coding sequence ATGAGCATCACTCCAATCGCACCCATTACTGCCAATTTCCTGCCTGTTGCAGGCGTCGGTACCACAAGTACCGTAACCCAACCGGCAGCCTCGTTCACGCAACTCCTTGGCCAGGCACTCGATCAGCTTAACGGCTCTATCACGCAGGCTGATCAACTCTCACTCGCGCTCGCGGCTGGCCAGCCGGTTGACGTGCACGATGTCATGGTTGCGCTCGAAACTGCCTCAATTGGCCTAGAGCTGGCGATGCAAGTGCGCAACCGCGCGCTCGATGCCTACCGCGAAATCATGGGCATGAGCGTCTAG
- the fliF gene encoding flagellar basal-body MS-ring/collar protein FliF, translating to MVDRLVAQIRALRGQWERLSPNLRVAIIGIILTAIFAVALLMLIQPPQRYVPVYTGLSSDDAAAIVNYLRQHNIPYQLSADGTTVSVPSDQVADVRLALATAGLPKGGTLGFELFDKSSFGMTDFAQRVNYQRAIEGELERTIGRLDAVQSARVHIVLPEQTLYTDQQQPTSAAVVLQLKPGRRLNDDQVQGIVHLVASAVPGLDPSHLTVVDDSGNPIWDGGQASSTAGSMDEHLKQQRAYEAALATQLQAMVARVVGPNNAAVQVHATMNWDQRQVDSEIYSPNGTQPQVRSQQERVQSTDGTTSNAAGVPGVDSNVQSYQQGANGQTQQHSELHEQTTNYELSRQVEHIIQAPGQLQRLSVAVALNGAAVDPTVAQQVRDMVAAAAGIVPERGDVVTVSVVPFVNAQSGQATVEKPSLLSRALGIAKYGAIVLIPLVALLIAWRVLASQRAQALPPVPQYAVATEPLLPSAPTAPIRGNAAEAAAELPQPEGPPQAFRELQELARRDPAAVAQLIRHWMTEE from the coding sequence GTGGTCGATCGGCTCGTCGCCCAAATTCGGGCATTGCGGGGCCAGTGGGAACGACTCTCCCCCAACCTACGGGTGGCAATTATCGGCATTATCCTGACGGCGATCTTCGCCGTCGCCTTGCTCATGCTGATCCAGCCACCGCAGCGCTACGTGCCCGTGTACACTGGCCTCTCCAGCGACGATGCCGCAGCAATCGTCAACTACCTGCGCCAGCACAATATCCCCTATCAGCTTAGTGCTGATGGCACGACGGTCAGTGTACCGTCCGATCAGGTTGCTGATGTCCGCCTCGCGCTTGCCACGGCCGGGCTGCCGAAAGGCGGGACCCTCGGATTCGAACTGTTCGATAAATCCTCGTTTGGCATGACCGACTTTGCCCAGCGTGTCAACTATCAGCGAGCGATTGAAGGTGAGCTCGAGCGAACGATTGGCCGACTCGATGCTGTCCAAAGTGCCCGAGTACATATCGTCCTGCCTGAGCAAACGCTCTACACCGATCAACAGCAGCCGACGAGTGCGGCAGTCGTGCTCCAGCTCAAACCCGGACGCCGCCTCAACGACGATCAGGTGCAGGGCATTGTCCACCTTGTGGCAAGTGCGGTTCCCGGACTTGATCCGAGTCACCTTACGGTCGTTGATGACTCGGGCAATCCTATCTGGGACGGCGGTCAGGCCAGCTCAACAGCTGGTAGCATGGACGAACACCTCAAGCAGCAACGTGCATACGAGGCAGCTCTTGCCACTCAGCTTCAGGCGATGGTTGCACGCGTCGTTGGGCCGAACAATGCTGCCGTGCAGGTCCATGCGACGATGAACTGGGATCAGCGTCAGGTTGACAGCGAGATTTACTCGCCGAACGGCACGCAGCCCCAGGTACGGAGCCAGCAGGAGCGGGTACAGAGTACCGACGGGACAACCAGCAACGCCGCCGGCGTACCTGGCGTGGATAGCAATGTGCAGTCGTATCAGCAGGGAGCGAACGGCCAGACGCAGCAGCACAGTGAACTGCATGAACAGACAACAAACTATGAGCTTTCTCGTCAGGTTGAGCACATCATCCAAGCACCGGGGCAACTCCAGCGGCTGTCTGTTGCAGTCGCACTCAACGGCGCGGCTGTCGACCCAACGGTAGCACAGCAAGTGCGCGATATGGTCGCGGCAGCTGCAGGTATCGTGCCTGAGCGCGGCGATGTTGTCACGGTCAGCGTGGTGCCGTTTGTGAATGCACAGTCAGGCCAGGCGACCGTAGAGAAGCCCTCACTGTTGAGTCGTGCGCTCGGCATCGCGAAGTACGGTGCGATCGTCCTCATCCCACTGGTCGCACTCCTGATCGCCTGGCGCGTCCTTGCCAGCCAGCGTGCCCAAGCATTGCCGCCAGTACCGCAGTATGCGGTCGCAACTGAGCCACTCCTGCCCAGTGCACCGACTGCGCCAATCCGCGGCAATGCCGCCGAAGCGGCAGCTGAACTGCCGCAACCAGAAGGCCCGCCACAGGCCTTCCGCGAATTGCAGGAACTGGCACGGCGAGATCCGGCTGCTGTTGCCCAGCTCATCCGCCATTGGATGACTGAGGAGTAG
- the fliG gene encoding flagellar motor switch protein FliG, which yields MSVSQRSRQTLNGPAKAAALLVALGPDLSAKVLQHLREHEIEALTVKVASMERLTDEEVNAVIHEAHELALAHRYVATGGVDYARELLAKALGPERAMALLERVVTMHPPAPFEFLRKSDPRQMAMFLQNEHPQTIALILSHLPPVQAAAVLTNLGEDLQAEVARRIATMDRTPPEIINRVEEIMRRRLSSLITQDTRSVGGTSHLVAILSTVDRSTEKHILERLTETDPELAEEVRKLMFTFDDLILLDDRSLQRVLREVDMRDLAMALKAARDDLKEHIFSNMSARAAELLREEISYLGPVRIRAVEEAQQRIVSIVRRLEEAEEIVIARGEERLLG from the coding sequence ATGTCGGTGAGTCAGCGTTCGCGGCAGACACTCAATGGTCCAGCGAAGGCAGCAGCGCTGCTCGTCGCGCTTGGGCCGGATCTCTCTGCCAAAGTGCTGCAGCACTTACGTGAGCACGAGATCGAGGCTCTCACCGTCAAAGTCGCGAGCATGGAACGCCTCACAGACGAAGAAGTCAACGCGGTCATTCATGAGGCGCATGAGTTAGCCTTAGCCCACCGCTACGTTGCAACCGGCGGCGTCGACTACGCCCGTGAGCTGTTAGCGAAGGCGCTAGGGCCAGAGCGGGCCATGGCGCTGCTCGAGCGCGTGGTGACCATGCACCCACCTGCACCATTCGAGTTCTTGCGCAAGTCTGATCCGCGGCAAATGGCCATGTTCTTGCAAAATGAGCATCCACAGACGATTGCCCTGATCCTTTCCCACCTGCCTCCGGTACAAGCTGCCGCGGTACTTACCAACCTCGGCGAGGACCTGCAAGCCGAGGTTGCGCGACGGATTGCCACAATGGATCGCACCCCACCGGAAATTATCAACCGGGTTGAAGAGATCATGCGCCGCCGTCTCTCTTCGCTGATCACGCAAGATACCCGCAGTGTCGGCGGCACCAGCCATCTTGTCGCTATCCTCAGCACTGTTGACCGTAGCACGGAGAAACACATTCTGGAACGCCTGACGGAAACCGATCCTGAGCTCGCCGAAGAAGTACGCAAGCTCATGTTCACCTTCGACGACCTCATCCTGCTCGATGACCGCTCACTCCAGCGCGTGCTGCGTGAAGTCGATATGCGCGATCTGGCGATGGCACTCAAAGCTGCGCGCGACGACCTCAAGGAGCACATCTTCAGCAATATGTCAGCCCGGGCAGCTGAGTTGCTCCGCGAAGAGATCAGCTACTTGGGCCCAGTGCGAATTCGCGCTGTCGAAGAGGCGCAGCAACGCATCGTTAGCATTGTGCGTCGGCTCGAAGAGGCCGAGGAAATTGTCATTGCGCGCGGGGAGGAGCGGCTCCTTGGCTAA
- a CDS encoding FliH/SctL family protein produces MAKRVLKHWRPEAQAYIVQPQPSAHDQAAAVSLLQQAHETAAAIIAQAHQEAAAIRAAAEQERQAAWDALLAQARALASQEAAQQLTAEIEQTIGRFRTIVERACLREDELRRACQHELVHLALAIAEAVIRREIRHDPTILQRLVEAAVARAPRVPLTQLFVHPSDVAAITPWIREIWGEQPPIEIIPDAHVDPGSCVLGTQTGFVDARIRTQLETIRQALLEEVDSDDAVP; encoded by the coding sequence TTGGCTAAGCGTGTGCTGAAACACTGGCGCCCAGAAGCGCAGGCCTACATCGTACAGCCGCAGCCCTCGGCCCACGATCAGGCCGCGGCAGTGAGCCTGCTGCAGCAGGCTCACGAGACTGCTGCCGCAATCATCGCGCAAGCACACCAAGAAGCCGCGGCGATTCGTGCTGCAGCTGAGCAGGAGCGGCAAGCTGCATGGGATGCCCTGCTCGCGCAAGCACGCGCACTAGCCAGCCAGGAAGCTGCGCAGCAACTCACAGCGGAGATTGAGCAGACCATTGGCCGATTTCGCACGATTGTCGAACGGGCATGCCTTCGTGAAGACGAGTTGCGGCGCGCCTGTCAGCACGAGCTCGTCCATCTCGCGCTCGCGATCGCCGAAGCCGTTATCCGCCGCGAAATTCGGCATGATCCGACTATCCTGCAACGGCTGGTGGAAGCAGCCGTCGCACGCGCACCGCGGGTGCCATTAACTCAGCTCTTTGTCCATCCGAGCGATGTCGCTGCGATCACGCCATGGATACGAGAAATCTGGGGCGAACAGCCGCCCATCGAAATCATCCCAGACGCCCATGTCGATCCCGGAAGCTGTGTGTTGGGCACCCAGACTGGCTTTGTCGACGCACGGATTCGCACGCAGCTTGAGACGATCCGGCAGGCATTGCTTGAAGAGGTCGACAGCGATGACGCAGTACCCTAA
- a CDS encoding FliI/YscN family ATPase, producing MTQYPNDCPIDTLLTRLRTLDPISRAGRVVRGIGLTVEATGLDLEIGDLCHIFPSLAEEGRLAAEVVGFHNERVILIPLAELRGVRHGSRVVPAPESLTIPVGRELLGRVIDGLGRPIDGRGPLTTRARARLNGAPPHPLRRQPVRQVMATGVRAIDAAITCGYGQRLGIFAGSGVGKSTLLGMISRNADCDVRVIALIGERGREVQEFIEQNLGPAGLEHAVVVVSTSDQPALLRLKAAWTATHIAEYFRDQGLRVVLLMDSVTRLAMAQREIGLAAGEPPTTRGYPPSVFALLPRLLERAGNSEHGSITAFYTVLVEGDDLTEPVTDAVRAILDGHIVLSRQLADRGHFPSIDVLASVSRVMTQIVDRQHYALATELREVLATYENARDLVEIGAYTPGSNPALDRVLQLMPQVRAFLQQRPDETATLAETLAQLDQVLHHVPGEGGQR from the coding sequence ATGACGCAGTACCCTAACGATTGTCCAATTGACACCTTGCTTACTCGGCTGCGCACGCTCGACCCAATCAGTCGTGCCGGACGAGTGGTGCGTGGCATTGGTCTAACGGTCGAAGCGACTGGGCTCGATCTCGAGATCGGCGACTTGTGCCACATTTTCCCCTCCTTGGCCGAGGAGGGACGGTTGGCCGCGGAAGTCGTCGGCTTTCACAACGAACGAGTCATTCTCATCCCGCTCGCTGAATTGCGAGGTGTGCGGCATGGCAGTCGGGTTGTGCCGGCGCCAGAGTCGTTGACCATTCCAGTCGGCCGGGAGTTGCTCGGCCGCGTTATCGATGGCCTTGGGCGGCCGATCGATGGTCGCGGACCCCTTACCACGCGAGCGCGCGCGAGGCTCAACGGTGCGCCACCGCATCCGCTGCGTCGTCAGCCAGTGCGGCAAGTCATGGCAACCGGTGTGCGAGCGATCGATGCCGCCATCACCTGCGGCTATGGCCAGCGACTCGGTATCTTCGCGGGCTCAGGCGTTGGCAAGAGTACTTTGCTTGGCATGATCAGCCGCAACGCCGACTGCGACGTTCGTGTCATTGCGCTCATCGGCGAGCGGGGGCGCGAGGTACAGGAGTTCATTGAACAGAATCTTGGTCCGGCAGGACTCGAGCACGCTGTCGTCGTTGTGTCGACGTCGGATCAGCCGGCGTTGCTGCGTCTCAAAGCTGCCTGGACTGCCACACACATCGCCGAGTATTTCCGCGACCAAGGCTTACGGGTTGTTCTGTTGATGGATTCGGTAACCCGCCTTGCCATGGCGCAACGGGAGATTGGCCTTGCAGCCGGCGAGCCGCCGACGACACGTGGCTATCCCCCCTCAGTGTTTGCGCTCTTGCCCCGTCTGCTTGAACGCGCTGGCAACAGTGAGCACGGTAGCATCACCGCCTTCTACACGGTGCTCGTCGAGGGCGACGATCTTACCGAACCGGTGACCGACGCTGTGCGGGCGATTCTCGACGGCCATATTGTCCTCTCCCGGCAACTTGCCGATCGCGGCCACTTCCCCTCGATCGACGTGCTCGCAAGCGTCAGCCGTGTCATGACGCAGATCGTCGATCGACAGCACTACGCACTGGCAACTGAACTGCGCGAAGTGCTGGCAACATATGAAAACGCACGAGATCTCGTCGAGATCGGCGCCTACACGCCCGGCTCAAATCCCGCACTTGACCGCGTGTTGCAGCTGATGCCCCAGGTCCGAGCATTTCTCCAACAACGGCCAGATGAGACTGCAACGCTTGCCGAAACGCTCGCACAGCTTGATCAGGTGCTTCATCACGTGCCAGGAGAGGGAGGACAACGATGA
- the fliJ gene encoding flagellar export protein FliJ gives MTPVNRQRLQRLLRLLDYRRQRTTEAQQQLAAATHLVLSWEAQLERLDQTRYLLGRNVERTGGQVIEPALLDASAVYLRWLNEQTERAQDHLAVAQVEEAQARDRLLTERKEERKIERLYDRWSHLLHRHMQQRELQQLDEAALQRYRAQINPEEGV, from the coding sequence ATGACGCCGGTTAACCGGCAGCGGCTCCAGCGGCTCCTGCGCCTGCTTGATTATCGGCGCCAGCGCACAACGGAAGCGCAACAGCAACTGGCTGCAGCAACGCATCTGGTACTTAGCTGGGAGGCTCAGCTTGAGCGTCTCGATCAGACGCGATATCTGCTCGGGCGCAATGTTGAACGCACTGGTGGACAGGTGATCGAGCCAGCCCTGCTCGACGCTAGTGCTGTCTATCTCCGCTGGCTGAATGAACAGACTGAGCGTGCCCAGGATCACTTGGCCGTTGCTCAGGTAGAAGAAGCACAAGCGCGCGATCGCCTCCTCACGGAGCGCAAAGAAGAGCGCAAAATCGAACGGCTCTATGACCGTTGGTCACACCTGCTCCATCGTCACATGCAGCAGCGTGAGTTGCAACAACTGGACGAGGCCGCGCTGCAACGCTATCGCGCACAGATCAACCCTGAGGAGGGCGTATGA
- a CDS encoding peptidoglycan DD-metalloendopeptidase family protein: protein MSSGIVLSPDLLATLPPGFGIRSPQLGPSTGSAAQFWALLAARGVVPATGMAVGSGTTAASGTTTEQQLRGSWPVHGQITSTFGPRNLLPGEQVHTGIDLAVPVGTPVQATADGVVSAVGPAGGYGLRVEICHPDGTTTLYAHLQAALVQPGQVVHKGDVIAQSGNSGASTGPHLHYEIRRNGQPIDPLPYLQATPVPTTTSVTAANARLAAIPYANLIAQSAQRYGLDPALLAAVIQVESGFSPLAVSSAGAKGLMQLMDSTAAALGVTDPFDPAQNIDGGARLLQSLLARYQGNLALALAAYNAGPAAVDAAGGVPNIAETQAYVARVLAIYRAWQQGG from the coding sequence ATGAGCAGTGGCATTGTACTCTCGCCTGATCTGCTCGCCACACTCCCGCCAGGCTTTGGCATCCGTTCTCCCCAACTCGGACCAAGCACTGGCAGCGCAGCGCAATTCTGGGCCCTACTCGCGGCACGCGGTGTCGTCCCGGCAACCGGCATGGCTGTCGGCAGCGGGACAACGGCGGCAAGCGGGACAACCACTGAACAACAACTGCGTGGGAGCTGGCCGGTACATGGCCAAATCACCTCGACGTTCGGCCCCCGCAATCTCCTGCCAGGCGAGCAGGTGCATACCGGCATCGACCTCGCCGTCCCTGTTGGAACGCCGGTACAGGCAACCGCCGATGGTGTTGTCAGTGCTGTTGGTCCGGCGGGGGGCTATGGACTGCGCGTTGAGATTTGTCATCCTGATGGAACAACGACGCTCTATGCCCATCTCCAGGCAGCTCTCGTCCAGCCAGGTCAGGTAGTGCATAAGGGCGATGTTATTGCCCAGTCCGGTAACTCCGGCGCATCCACTGGCCCGCACTTGCACTACGAGATTCGGCGCAACGGTCAGCCGATCGATCCATTGCCGTATCTCCAAGCCACGCCGGTGCCGACCACGACGTCGGTAACTGCAGCAAACGCGCGTCTTGCCGCTATCCCCTATGCCAATCTGATCGCGCAAAGTGCCCAGCGCTATGGCCTCGATCCTGCGTTGCTCGCAGCCGTGATTCAGGTTGAGTCGGGCTTCAGTCCCTTGGCGGTGTCATCGGCGGGTGCTAAGGGGCTCATGCAGCTCATGGACAGCACCGCTGCGGCGCTCGGCGTTACCGACCCCTTTGACCCAGCGCAGAACATCGATGGTGGAGCACGGCTGTTGCAATCGTTGCTCGCACGCTACCAGGGCAACCTCGCCCTCGCACTCGCGGCTTACAACGCCGGGCCGGCAGCTGTCGACGCAGCAGGAGGCGTGCCAAATATAGCCGAGACTCAGGCCTACGTTGCTCGGGTGCTGGCGATCTATCGAGCATGGCAACAAGGAGGCTGA
- the flgB gene encoding flagellar basal body rod protein FlgB — protein sequence MAGPFTVDPIPILTRTLDALSLRQEVAASNVANAETPGFQASAVRFEDVLQRALALNPGELPLARTNARHLLAGGVDPSQVQPVVVEETGTQVRSDGNNVDVEREMGLLAETTVRYEAVSEALARRLAMLRLIASEGRS from the coding sequence ATGGCAGGACCATTCACAGTCGATCCAATCCCGATCCTAACGCGTACCCTCGATGCCTTGTCACTGCGCCAGGAAGTGGCAGCAAGCAACGTTGCCAATGCCGAAACGCCCGGATTCCAGGCGTCAGCCGTGCGGTTCGAAGACGTACTTCAGCGTGCACTGGCATTGAACCCAGGCGAGTTGCCGCTCGCTCGCACCAACGCGCGACATCTGCTCGCGGGTGGTGTCGATCCCTCACAGGTGCAGCCAGTCGTTGTGGAAGAAACGGGCACGCAAGTGCGTAGTGACGGCAACAACGTCGATGTCGAACGGGAAATGGGGCTGCTCGCGGAGACAACTGTGCGCTACGAGGCCGTCTCGGAAGCATTGGCCCGGCGGCTGGCAATGCTGCGTCTGATTGCCAGTGAAGGACGGAGCTAG
- a CDS encoding flagellar hook-length control protein FliK, which produces MVRVLSSGQPSAAPVTNHTGPLQATVTPPGYTLAELPQANTAGVATSAGHPGPIPLVNGTQDEVSRGAVAVAMPAPGMATAEPSHPTATLVAQLAPNAPEHHAVTAATGQAQGQPSAQAHSLNAVVALVDHRGSDGMHATAEADHANALQGAVTAVHDAAAPLAVLTPGQSHGLTSHHSIGATGNLSQAQPVDQAVTQAFEQVQRALASGLRVVRVRLEPPSLGVIDVRLSESAGVLRISFATPHDAVRDALIRGLDDLRQSLVVHGFTVHRIEVAPSLTADTNGTPSGASSWNSWSDASSQRQHDASPWNTRASWQQRFPDESSQPLLPEPPTRDETPRTVDYWA; this is translated from the coding sequence GTGGTGCGTGTACTGTCGTCGGGTCAGCCAAGTGCGGCTCCAGTAACCAACCATACTGGCCCTCTTCAAGCTACGGTAACGCCACCCGGGTATACCCTCGCAGAGTTGCCGCAAGCGAATACAGCAGGGGTAGCGACGAGTGCAGGTCATCCTGGGCCGATACCCCTCGTGAATGGGACGCAGGATGAGGTGTCGCGTGGGGCGGTTGCTGTGGCTATGCCCGCGCCTGGGATGGCAACAGCCGAGCCGTCGCACCCGACGGCGACATTAGTGGCCCAGCTGGCTCCCAATGCTCCCGAACACCATGCTGTTACCGCTGCAACTGGACAAGCGCAGGGACAGCCGTCGGCCCAAGCGCATTCGCTGAATGCCGTCGTTGCTCTGGTCGATCATCGTGGGAGTGACGGCATGCATGCGACGGCGGAAGCAGACCATGCAAATGCGCTTCAAGGTGCTGTCACAGCTGTGCATGACGCGGCCGCCCCCCTCGCAGTACTCACTCCAGGACAGTCGCATGGACTGACCAGCCATCACTCGATCGGCGCTACTGGCAACCTATCCCAAGCGCAGCCTGTCGATCAGGCCGTTACCCAGGCATTTGAGCAGGTGCAGCGTGCGCTGGCAAGCGGGCTTCGCGTCGTGCGGGTACGCCTCGAGCCACCATCGCTCGGTGTCATCGATGTGCGCTTGAGCGAGTCAGCGGGTGTGCTGCGCATCTCGTTCGCAACTCCCCACGATGCGGTCCGGGATGCACTGATCCGTGGTCTCGACGATTTGCGTCAATCGCTGGTGGTGCACGGCTTCACTGTGCATCGCATTGAGGTCGCGCCATCACTAACGGCCGACACCAATGGCACGCCGTCGGGAGCGAGCAGTTGGAACAGCTGGTCGGATGCCTCCAGCCAGCGGCAGCACGATGCCTCACCCTGGAATACGAGAGCGAGCTGGCAGCAGAGGTTTCCGGACGAATCCAGCCAACCACTGCTGCCTGAACCGCCAACACGCGATGAGACTCCACGAACCGTCGACTATTGGGCATGA
- a CDS encoding flagellar hook capping FlgD N-terminal domain-containing protein: MSVSGTAATSTSSSAGQPATTVRSPTTMLDKQAFLMLLVAELRNQDPLNPMQDRDFIAQLAQLNALEQMQQVNQTLETLIQLSAVGLVGKYVTGTVPDTGEQVVGTVERVTLKDGKAVLHIGDKDLPLDDVASVADTAPASADQPSSSTENTGAAGITSGTSSTTNTNGAAPSS, from the coding sequence ATGAGTGTAAGCGGCACGGCAGCGACAAGCACGAGCAGCAGCGCCGGGCAACCGGCGACAACGGTGCGCTCGCCAACGACAATGCTCGATAAGCAGGCTTTTCTGATGTTGCTCGTCGCCGAGTTGCGGAACCAAGATCCGTTAAATCCAATGCAAGACCGCGACTTTATTGCCCAGCTTGCCCAGCTCAATGCTCTTGAGCAGATGCAACAAGTGAACCAGACACTCGAGACGCTGATCCAGCTGTCAGCAGTGGGACTCGTCGGCAAGTATGTCACCGGCACAGTGCCCGACACCGGCGAACAGGTCGTGGGCACCGTCGAGCGTGTCACGCTCAAGGACGGCAAAGCAGTGTTGCATATCGGTGACAAAGACCTGCCGTTGGATGACGTCGCAAGCGTTGCCGACACTGCTCCAGCAAGCGCCGACCAGCCCAGCTCGTCCACCGAGAACACAGGCGCGGCGGGCATAACGAGCGGGACATCATCAACGACGAACACAAATGGGGCAGCGCCGTCGTCGTAA